A single region of the Pseudomonas mandelii genome encodes:
- a CDS encoding amino acid ABC transporter substrate-binding protein, producing MKMLKSTLAIVTAAAVLGVSGFAQAGATLDAVQKKGFVQCGVSDGLPGFSVPDSTGKIIGIDADFCRAVAAAVFGDATKVKFSQLNAKERFTALQSGEIDILSRNTTMTSSRDAGMGLKFPGFITYYDGIGFLVNSKLGVKSAKELDGATICIQAGTTTELNVSDYFRGNGLKYTPITFDTSDESAKSLESGRCDVLTSDKSQLFAQRSKLASPKDYVVLPETISKEPLGPVVRNGDDEWLAIVRWVGYAMLNAEEAGVTSKNVEAEAKSTKNPDVARMLGTDGEYGKDLKVKKDWVVQIVKQVGNYGEVFEKNLGKGTPLEIDRGLNALWNAGGIQYAPPVR from the coding sequence ATGAAGATGTTGAAATCCACCCTGGCCATCGTGACTGCAGCTGCAGTGCTCGGTGTCAGCGGGTTCGCTCAGGCGGGTGCAACCCTGGATGCAGTGCAGAAGAAAGGTTTCGTACAGTGCGGTGTCAGTGACGGTCTGCCGGGTTTCTCGGTTCCGGACTCCACTGGCAAGATCATCGGTATCGATGCTGACTTCTGCCGCGCTGTGGCCGCTGCCGTTTTCGGCGATGCGACCAAGGTCAAGTTCAGCCAGTTGAACGCCAAAGAGCGCTTCACCGCGCTGCAGTCCGGCGAAATTGACATTCTGTCGCGCAACACCACCATGACCAGCTCCCGTGACGCGGGCATGGGCCTGAAGTTCCCAGGCTTCATCACCTACTACGACGGCATTGGCTTCTTGGTAAACAGCAAGCTGGGCGTCAAGAGTGCCAAAGAGCTCGACGGTGCGACCATCTGCATCCAGGCCGGTACCACCACTGAGCTGAACGTTTCCGACTACTTCCGCGGCAACGGTCTGAAATACACCCCGATCACCTTCGACACCTCCGATGAAAGCGCCAAGTCGCTGGAATCCGGTCGTTGCGACGTACTGACCTCGGACAAGTCCCAACTGTTCGCTCAGCGCAGCAAGCTGGCTTCGCCGAAGGACTACGTGGTTCTGCCGGAAACCATTTCCAAGGAACCGCTGGGCCCGGTCGTGCGTAACGGCGACGACGAGTGGCTGGCCATTGTTCGCTGGGTAGGCTACGCCATGCTCAACGCTGAAGAGGCTGGTGTCACTTCGAAGAACGTCGAAGCCGAAGCCAAGTCCACCAAGAATCCGGACGTCGCACGTATGCTGGGTACCGACGGTGAATACGGCAAAGACTTGAAAGTGAAGAAGGACTGGGTCGTCCAGATCGTCAAGCAAGTGGGTAACTATGGCGAAGTGTTCGAGAAAAACCTCGGCAAAGGCACTCCGCTGGAAATCGACCGCGGGCTGAACGCCTTGTGGAACGCTGGCGGCATTCAATACGCACCACCAGTGCGCTGA
- a CDS encoding alpha/beta hydrolase — protein MTEPLILQPVKPADACVIWLHGLGADRYDFLPVAEALQETLLTTRFVLPQAPTRAVTINGGYEMPSWYDILAMSPARAISREQLETSAQRVFDLIEEQRASGIDASRIFLAGFSQGGAVVLHTAFLKWQGPLGGVLALSTYAPTFSDEMELSASQQRIPVLSLHGQYDDVVQNSMGRTAYEFLKQHGVTVTWQEYPMGHEVLPEEIRDIGVWLAERLR, from the coding sequence ATGACCGAGCCCTTGATTCTTCAACCCGTAAAGCCCGCAGACGCCTGCGTTATATGGCTGCACGGCCTGGGCGCCGACCGCTACGACTTTCTGCCGGTTGCCGAAGCCTTGCAGGAAACCCTGCTGACCACCCGCTTCGTTCTGCCCCAGGCACCGACCCGCGCCGTGACCATCAACGGCGGTTACGAGATGCCGAGCTGGTACGACATATTGGCCATGAGCCCGGCGCGCGCGATCAGTCGTGAGCAGCTGGAAACGTCGGCGCAGAGAGTCTTTGATTTGATTGAAGAGCAGCGCGCCAGCGGAATAGACGCCTCGCGTATCTTTCTGGCAGGTTTTTCCCAGGGTGGCGCCGTGGTCTTGCACACCGCTTTCCTGAAGTGGCAGGGGCCGCTGGGTGGCGTACTTGCCCTCTCGACTTACGCACCGACCTTCAGCGATGAAATGGAGCTTTCGGCCAGCCAGCAACGCATTCCCGTGCTGTCGTTGCATGGCCAGTACGATGACGTCGTTCAAAACTCGATGGGCCGCACCGCCTACGAGTTTTTAAAGCAGCATGGTGTCACCGTGACATGGCAGGAATACCCAATGGGCCACGAAGTGTTACCCGAAGAAATTCGCGACATCGGCGTCTGGCTGGCCGAGCGTTTACGCTAA
- the rhlB gene encoding ATP-dependent RNA helicase RhlB: MTVLKALKKMFGKSETEQLAPVPSAPSHIPSHRTDGNQPGRTATVAAPKHEPVTTPAAPPVEIVAAEPPRSESPKPAKPRREPKPKAPVIPWKLEDFAVEPQEGKTRFHDFKLAPELMHAIQDLGFPYCTPIQAQVLGFTLAGKDAIGRAQTGTGKTAAFLISIITQLLETPPPKERYMGEPRALIIAPTRELVVQIAKDAADLTKYTGLNVMTFVGGMDFDKQLKHLEARHCDILVATPGRLLDFNQRGDVHLDMVEVMVLDEADRMLDMGFIPQVRQIIRQTPPKNERQTLLFSATFTEDVMNLAKQWTTDPSIVEIESQNVASENVEQHIYAVAGADKYKLLYNLVNDNGWERVMVFANRKDEVRRIEERLVRDGVNAAQLSGDVPQHKRIKTLEGFREGKIRVLVATDVAGRGIHIDGISHVINFTLPEVPDDYVHRIGRTGRAGAEGVSISFAGEDDSYQLPSIEALLGRKISCETPPTHLLRAVERKRP; the protein is encoded by the coding sequence ATGACCGTGCTCAAAGCACTCAAGAAAATGTTCGGTAAAAGCGAGACTGAGCAGCTCGCGCCAGTTCCCAGCGCTCCGTCTCATATCCCCAGCCACCGCACCGACGGTAATCAGCCTGGCCGGACCGCAACCGTAGCGGCACCGAAACACGAGCCTGTGACCACACCGGCCGCCCCCCCTGTCGAGATTGTCGCCGCCGAGCCACCGCGCAGCGAATCGCCGAAACCGGCAAAACCGCGTCGCGAACCGAAACCGAAAGCGCCGGTCATTCCCTGGAAACTCGAAGACTTCGCCGTTGAACCCCAGGAAGGCAAAACCCGTTTCCACGATTTCAAACTCGCCCCGGAATTGATGCACGCCATCCAGGACCTGGGCTTCCCGTACTGCACGCCGATCCAGGCGCAAGTGCTGGGCTTCACCCTCGCGGGCAAAGACGCCATCGGTCGCGCCCAGACCGGCACCGGCAAAACCGCCGCGTTCCTGATTTCGATCATCACGCAACTGCTGGAAACCCCGCCACCCAAGGAACGCTACATGGGTGAACCGCGGGCGCTGATCATCGCGCCGACCCGCGAGCTGGTGGTGCAGATCGCCAAGGACGCCGCCGACCTGACCAAGTACACCGGCCTCAACGTCATGACGTTTGTCGGCGGCATGGACTTCGACAAGCAGCTCAAGCACCTCGAAGCCCGTCACTGCGACATCCTCGTGGCCACCCCGGGCCGCCTGCTCGACTTCAACCAGCGCGGTGACGTGCATCTGGACATGGTCGAAGTCATGGTGCTGGACGAAGCCGACCGCATGCTCGACATGGGTTTCATCCCGCAAGTGCGCCAGATCATTCGCCAGACGCCGCCGAAGAACGAACGTCAGACGCTGCTGTTCTCCGCAACCTTCACCGAAGACGTGATGAATCTCGCCAAGCAATGGACCACCGACCCGTCGATCGTCGAGATCGAATCGCAGAACGTGGCCAGCGAAAACGTCGAGCAACACATTTACGCCGTTGCCGGTGCCGACAAATACAAACTGCTCTACAACCTGGTCAACGACAACGGCTGGGAGCGGGTGATGGTGTTTGCCAACCGCAAGGATGAAGTGCGGCGCATTGAAGAGCGCCTGGTGCGTGACGGCGTCAACGCCGCGCAACTGTCCGGCGACGTGCCGCAGCACAAGCGCATCAAGACCCTGGAAGGATTCCGCGAAGGCAAGATCCGCGTGCTGGTCGCCACTGATGTGGCCGGTCGCGGCATCCACATCGACGGCATCAGCCACGTGATCAACTTCACCCTGCCGGAAGTCCCGGACGACTACGTGCACCGCATCGGCCGTACCGGTCGTGCTGGCGCGGAGGGCGTGTCCATCAGCTTCGCCGGTGAAGATGACTCCTACCAGCTACCGTCCATCGAGGCATTGCTGGGTCGGAAAATCAGCTGTGAAACACCGCCGACGCATCTACTGCGGGCGGTTGAGCGCAAGCGTCCGTAA
- a CDS encoding ornithine cyclodeaminase family protein has product MSSTPYVITQPQARELLAQVDVPQILRKLFRDLAAGLAVQPAQQLVEFPQGAGDFINYLGVLAEDGVYGVKTSPYIVREQGPLVTAWTLLMSMQTGQPLLLCDAGELTTARTAATTAVAVDALAPLKVQRLAIIGSGKVAQAHLHYVKDLRDWQSISLYSPSLSDKNPETLAQLKRLDPRLTIADSREAAIEDADVIMLCTSSAGPVIDPSKLSKPALITSISTNAPRAHEVPPQSLNDMQVFCDYRLTTPGSAGEMLIAGEQHGWDKCLIVGDLPDLLSEKVPRPDYDRHVFFRSIGLGLEDIALANAIYRLQP; this is encoded by the coding sequence ATGTCCAGTACGCCTTATGTGATCACCCAACCCCAGGCCCGCGAACTGCTGGCGCAGGTCGACGTGCCGCAGATCCTGCGCAAGCTGTTTCGCGACCTGGCGGCCGGGCTAGCGGTGCAACCGGCGCAACAGCTGGTGGAGTTCCCTCAGGGTGCCGGCGACTTCATCAACTATCTGGGCGTGCTGGCTGAAGACGGCGTCTACGGGGTCAAGACTTCGCCGTACATCGTGCGCGAACAAGGTCCGCTGGTGACGGCCTGGACATTGTTGATGTCGATGCAGACCGGCCAACCGTTACTGCTGTGCGATGCCGGCGAACTGACCACCGCACGCACGGCCGCGACCACCGCCGTCGCCGTCGATGCCCTCGCTCCGCTGAAGGTGCAGCGCCTGGCGATTATCGGCAGCGGCAAGGTGGCTCAGGCGCATCTGCATTACGTTAAAGATCTGCGTGACTGGCAAAGCATCAGCCTCTATTCCCCGAGCCTGAGCGATAAGAACCCTGAAACGCTGGCACAGCTGAAACGCCTCGATCCACGCCTGACCATCGCCGACAGTCGCGAAGCGGCGATTGAAGATGCCGACGTGATCATGCTGTGCACCTCGTCCGCCGGCCCGGTGATCGATCCCTCGAAGCTGAGCAAACCGGCGCTGATCACCTCCATCAGCACCAACGCCCCGCGCGCCCATGAAGTCCCGCCGCAGAGCCTCAATGACATGCAGGTGTTCTGCGACTATCGTCTGACTACCCCGGGCTCGGCGGGCGAAATGCTGATTGCGGGGGAACAACATGGCTGGGACAAGTGCTTGATTGTCGGCGACCTGCCTGATTTGCTCAGCGAAAAGGTCCCGCGTCCCGACTACGACCGTCATGTGTTCTTTCGTTCGATCGGCCTGGGCCTGGAAGACATCGCACTGGCCAATGCCATCTACCGCCTACAACCCTGA
- a CDS encoding NAD(P)/FAD-dependent oxidoreductase, which produces MSQADFIIIGGGIAGASTGFWLSQHARVIVLERESHPAYHSTGRSAALYTAAYGTPQVRALTQASREFFDAPPVGFCEHPLLTPRGEMTVDFTGDPAELNNQYLSAKATVAEMQLLSADEACARLPILRREKVHGAIYDPTASDIDTDALHQGYLRGIRRNKGEVHTDSEVLSLTRNAEGMWQVQTNNQTFSAPIIINAAGAWADKIGELAGAKSLGLQPKRRAAFIFAGPEGVDIHHWPMLVSLDESFYMKPDAGMFLGSPANADPVEPHDVQPEELDIAMGIYQIEEATTLTIRRPTRTWAGLRSFVADGDLICGFDQHVPGLFWVAAQGGYGIQTSPAMGQASAALVRGEALPEQLSRFGLDAEMLSPARLG; this is translated from the coding sequence ATGAGCCAGGCAGATTTCATCATCATCGGCGGCGGGATTGCCGGCGCTTCCACCGGTTTCTGGCTGTCGCAGCATGCTCGGGTGATTGTGCTCGAACGCGAATCCCATCCGGCTTATCACTCCACCGGACGCTCCGCTGCGCTCTACACCGCCGCGTATGGCACACCGCAGGTTCGCGCGCTGACCCAGGCCAGCCGCGAATTCTTCGACGCCCCGCCAGTCGGTTTCTGCGAACACCCGCTGCTGACCCCGCGTGGCGAGATGACCGTGGACTTCACCGGCGACCCGGCCGAGCTGAACAATCAATACCTGAGCGCCAAGGCCACGGTGGCGGAAATGCAACTGCTCAGTGCCGACGAAGCCTGCGCGCGCCTGCCGATCCTGCGCCGTGAAAAAGTCCATGGTGCGATCTACGACCCGACTGCCAGCGACATCGACACCGATGCCCTGCACCAGGGTTACTTGCGCGGTATCCGTCGCAATAAAGGCGAAGTCCACACCGACAGCGAAGTGCTGAGCCTGACCCGCAATGCAGAAGGCATGTGGCAGGTTCAAACCAACAACCAGACTTTCAGCGCACCGATCATCATCAACGCGGCAGGCGCGTGGGCCGACAAGATCGGCGAGCTGGCTGGCGCCAAGTCGTTGGGCCTGCAACCGAAGCGGCGCGCGGCGTTCATCTTCGCCGGCCCCGAGGGGGTGGACATCCACCATTGGCCGATGCTGGTCAGCCTCGACGAATCGTTCTACATGAAACCCGACGCCGGAATGTTCCTCGGCTCGCCAGCCAACGCCGACCCGGTGGAGCCGCACGACGTGCAGCCCGAAGAGCTGGACATCGCGATGGGCATCTACCAGATCGAAGAAGCCACCACCCTGACCATCCGCCGTCCGACCCGCACCTGGGCCGGTCTGCGCAGCTTCGTAGCGGACGGAGACCTGATCTGCGGCTTCGATCAACATGTTCCAGGGCTGTTCTGGGTCGCGGCGCAAGGCGGCTACGGCATCCAGACATCACCTGCCATGGGCCAGGCCAGCGCAGCGCTGGTACGCGGTGAAGCCTTGCCCGAACAGCTCAGCCGTTTCGGCCTGGACGCCGAGATGCTCTCCCCTGCCCGCCTGGGTTGA
- a CDS encoding helix-turn-helix transcriptional regulator — protein MNAPEKDPAMDNYRAIADAIATLFFPHAEVVLHDLRTQKIDYIANNLSKREVGDDAALEDMLSDDVSERNIGPYEKLNWDGQKIRSLSSVLRDSDGHPLAVLCINLNISLFENAKAALDLFLSPSKLIPQPDSLFRDDWQERINTFLHAWLRERQLSLNLLTRDHKRELVLALHAEGAFKGKSASNYVANVLNMGRATVYKHLKELKG, from the coding sequence ATGAACGCACCTGAAAAAGACCCGGCCATGGACAACTACCGGGCGATCGCCGATGCGATCGCTACGTTGTTCTTCCCTCACGCCGAGGTGGTGCTGCACGATCTGCGCACGCAAAAAATCGATTACATCGCCAACAATCTGTCCAAGCGGGAAGTGGGCGATGACGCGGCACTCGAGGACATGCTCAGCGACGATGTCAGCGAACGGAACATCGGGCCCTACGAAAAGCTCAATTGGGATGGCCAGAAGATTCGCAGTCTGAGCAGTGTCTTGCGCGACAGCGATGGCCACCCACTGGCGGTGCTGTGCATCAACCTGAACATCTCGCTGTTCGAAAATGCCAAGGCCGCGCTCGACCTGTTCCTGTCACCAAGCAAACTGATTCCGCAACCGGACTCTCTGTTTCGTGATGACTGGCAGGAGCGCATCAATACCTTCCTGCACGCCTGGCTGCGCGAACGCCAGCTGAGCCTGAACCTGCTGACGCGCGACCACAAACGTGAACTGGTGCTGGCGTTGCACGCCGAAGGGGCCTTCAAGGGCAAAAGCGCTTCGAACTATGTGGCCAATGTGCTGAACATGGGGCGGGCGACTGTTTACAAGCATTTGAAGGAATTGAAGGGCTGA
- a CDS encoding ABC transporter substrate-binding protein, which yields MKKFPLITGLALSLFACSTLFAAEKTLRIGIEAAYPPFASKTDKGEIVGFDYDIGNALCAQMKVKCVWVEGEFDGLIPSLKVKKIDMALSSMTINEDRKKSVDFSHKYYFTSSRLVMKEGASVDDQYASLKGKTVGVQRATTTDRYATEVFEPKGINVKRYGNNEEIYMDLAAGRLDAIFADTIPLSDFLAMPRGKGYAFVGPELKDPKYVGEGAGIAVRKGNTELVSQLNTAIDGIRASGEYQKISEKYFKADIYGD from the coding sequence ATGAAGAAATTCCCCCTCATCACCGGTCTGGCGCTGAGCCTGTTCGCGTGCAGCACGCTGTTCGCCGCCGAAAAAACCCTGCGCATCGGCATCGAAGCCGCTTATCCGCCCTTCGCGTCGAAAACCGACAAGGGCGAGATCGTCGGTTTCGACTACGACATCGGCAATGCCCTGTGTGCGCAAATGAAGGTCAAGTGCGTGTGGGTCGAAGGCGAGTTCGACGGTCTGATTCCTTCCCTGAAAGTGAAAAAAATCGACATGGCGCTGTCGTCCATGACCATCAACGAAGACCGCAAGAAGTCGGTGGATTTCTCCCACAAGTACTACTTCACTTCATCGCGTCTGGTGATGAAGGAAGGCGCGTCCGTGGATGACCAATACGCCAGCCTCAAGGGCAAGACCGTCGGTGTGCAGCGTGCCACCACCACCGACCGTTACGCCACCGAGGTGTTTGAACCGAAGGGCATCAACGTCAAGCGCTACGGCAACAACGAAGAAATCTACATGGACCTGGCAGCCGGTCGCCTCGACGCCATTTTTGCCGACACCATCCCGTTGAGTGACTTCCTGGCGATGCCGCGTGGCAAGGGCTATGCCTTTGTCGGGCCGGAGTTGAAGGATCCGAAGTACGTGGGCGAGGGTGCCGGGATTGCGGTGCGCAAGGGCAACACCGAGCTGGTGAGCCAGTTGAATACTGCCATTGATGGCATTCGTGCGAGTGGCGAGTATCAGAAGATTTCCGAGAAGTACTTCAAGGCTGACATCTACGGCGATTGA
- the moaE gene encoding molybdopterin synthase catalytic subunit MoaE, giving the protein MAIRVQSTAFDPGAEVNAMHAANVGVGAVVSFVGYVRDFNDGLDVSGMFLEHYPGMTEKALGKIALEAEQRWPLLKLEVLHRIGALEPGEPIVFVGAASAHRQAAFDACAFVMDYLKTRAPFWKKENTRDGPRWVEGRDSDHTAADRWKQ; this is encoded by the coding sequence ATGGCGATTCGCGTGCAGTCCACGGCCTTCGATCCGGGTGCGGAAGTCAATGCCATGCACGCCGCCAATGTCGGCGTCGGGGCGGTGGTGAGTTTTGTCGGCTATGTGCGCGACTTCAATGACGGGCTCGATGTGTCCGGGATGTTTCTCGAGCACTATCCGGGCATGACCGAAAAGGCCCTCGGCAAAATCGCCCTGGAGGCTGAACAGCGCTGGCCGCTGCTCAAGCTTGAAGTGCTGCACCGGATCGGCGCCCTTGAACCGGGCGAACCGATCGTCTTCGTCGGCGCCGCCAGCGCCCATCGCCAGGCGGCGTTCGACGCCTGCGCCTTTGTCATGGACTACCTGAAAACCCGTGCGCCGTTCTGGAAGAAGGAAAACACCCGAGACGGACCGCGTTGGGTGGAAGGGCGTGACAGCGATCATACGGCGGCGGATCGCTGGAAGCAGTGA
- the moaD gene encoding molybdopterin converting factor subunit 1, giving the protein MNVTVKFFARYREALGVDSIKVEGDFATVDDVRALLAQRDGAEVLSEQNLMCARNEDLCQLDEPVTDGDEVAFFPTVTGG; this is encoded by the coding sequence ATGAACGTCACCGTGAAATTTTTTGCCCGCTACCGCGAAGCGCTTGGCGTGGACTCAATCAAGGTTGAAGGCGATTTCGCCACGGTCGACGACGTCCGTGCATTGCTGGCTCAGCGTGATGGTGCCGAGGTGCTGAGCGAGCAGAACTTGATGTGCGCCCGCAACGAGGACCTCTGCCAGCTCGACGAACCGGTGACTGACGGTGACGAAGTGGCGTTCTTTCCGACCGTGACCGGGGGCTGA
- the moaC gene encoding cyclic pyranopterin monophosphate synthase MoaC, protein MLTHLDSQGRATMVDVTEKAVTFREATAQALVRMLPETLQMIVSGGHPKGDVFAVARIAGIQAAKKTSDLIPLCHPLMLTGVKVELSAEGDDTVRIVARCKLSGQTGVEMEALTAASVAALTIYDMCKAVDRGMTIESVRLLEKLGGKSGHFQADQP, encoded by the coding sequence GTGCTGACTCATCTCGATTCCCAAGGTCGCGCCACTATGGTCGACGTCACCGAAAAAGCCGTGACGTTCCGTGAGGCAACCGCTCAAGCGCTGGTGCGCATGCTCCCCGAAACCCTGCAGATGATCGTCAGCGGCGGTCACCCCAAGGGTGATGTGTTCGCCGTGGCGCGCATCGCCGGCATTCAGGCTGCGAAGAAAACCAGCGATCTGATTCCCCTGTGCCATCCGCTGATGCTCACCGGCGTCAAGGTCGAGCTGAGTGCCGAAGGCGATGACACCGTGCGCATCGTCGCGCGCTGCAAGTTGTCCGGACAGACCGGCGTCGAGATGGAAGCCCTGACCGCCGCCAGTGTCGCCGCGCTGACGATCTACGACATGTGCAAGGCCGTGGACCGTGGCATGACCATCGAAAGCGTGCGGCTGCTGGAAAAACTCGGTGGCAAGAGCGGCCATTTCCAGGCAGATCAACCATGA
- a CDS encoding PhoH family protein: MDDHGRSSSSNQPILYVLDTNVLIHDPNALLNFEEHHVAIPMTVLEELDKLKSGHHSVAAECRQAIRLIDKTLGDASPEDVELGVPIQRGKSGPKGLLSILMSKRAEPNIILPEHLNDNIIINQLIDLHAREPKLPVVLVTKDINMRLKARACGIAAEDYSTDQLVDDVSLLPNGYHNMTGSFWDRVRNVETRQDHGRTWHQVQLIDNLPAVHINEFIIDEQGFVGWIKEIEEDRLLILDLHQEPLLHQEAWGLKPRDIYQSLALYALLDPDIHLVNLSGAAGSGKTILALAAAIEQTMVSKRYRRIIATRSVQGLDQEIGFLPGTEAEKMEPWLGAITDNLEALHMDDENTHGSVDYILSKVPLQFKSLNYIRGRSFQQSLILIDECQNLTPHQMKTIITRAGAGSKVVCLGNLAQIDTPYLSATSSGLTYLTERFKDFPNGVHITLQGVPRSILAEYAETHL, translated from the coding sequence ATGGATGATCACGGACGTAGTTCTTCCTCCAACCAGCCAATCCTTTATGTACTCGATACCAACGTATTGATTCACGATCCAAACGCCCTGCTTAATTTCGAAGAACACCACGTTGCCATCCCGATGACCGTGCTTGAGGAGCTGGACAAGCTCAAGAGCGGGCATCACAGCGTGGCCGCAGAATGCCGTCAGGCGATTCGCCTGATCGACAAGACCCTGGGCGATGCCAGCCCCGAAGACGTCGAGCTCGGTGTGCCGATCCAGCGCGGCAAGAGTGGGCCCAAGGGTTTGCTGTCAATTCTGATGAGCAAGCGTGCCGAACCGAACATCATTCTTCCCGAACACCTGAACGACAACATCATCATCAACCAGTTGATTGACCTGCACGCGCGCGAGCCGAAACTGCCCGTGGTGCTGGTCACCAAAGACATCAACATGCGCCTCAAGGCCCGGGCGTGCGGGATCGCGGCCGAGGACTACAGCACCGACCAACTGGTCGATGACGTTTCGTTGCTGCCCAACGGTTACCACAACATGACCGGCTCCTTCTGGGACCGGGTGAGGAATGTCGAAACCCGTCAGGACCACGGTCGCACCTGGCATCAGGTGCAATTGATCGACAACCTGCCGGCCGTCCACATCAACGAGTTCATCATTGACGAACAGGGCTTTGTCGGCTGGATCAAGGAGATAGAGGAAGACCGGCTGCTGATCCTTGACCTGCACCAGGAACCGCTGCTGCACCAGGAAGCGTGGGGCCTTAAACCCCGTGACATCTATCAGAGCCTGGCGCTATACGCCTTGCTTGACCCGGACATCCACCTGGTCAACCTGTCGGGTGCTGCCGGCTCCGGTAAAACCATCCTGGCCCTGGCGGCGGCGATCGAGCAGACCATGGTCAGCAAGCGCTACCGCCGGATCATCGCGACGCGCAGCGTGCAGGGCCTGGACCAGGAAATCGGTTTCCTGCCCGGCACCGAGGCGGAAAAAATGGAGCCTTGGCTGGGCGCCATCACCGACAACCTTGAAGCCTTGCACATGGATGACGAAAACACCCATGGCAGCGTCGATTACATCCTCAGCAAAGTGCCGTTGCAGTTCAAATCCCTCAACTACATTCGAGGCCGCAGCTTCCAGCAGAGTCTGATCCTGATTGATGAATGCCAGAACCTGACACCGCACCAGATGAAAACCATCATCACCCGTGCCGGCGCCGGTTCCAAAGTGGTGTGCCTGGGCAACCTGGCGCAGATCGACACCCCTTACCTGTCCGCGACCAGCTCCGGATTGACATACCTGACCGAACGCTTCAAGGATTTCCCCAACGGTGTACACATCACCCTGCAAGGGGTGCCACGTTCGATTCTGGCCGAATACGCCGAAACGCATTTGTAA
- a CDS encoding polysaccharide deacetylase family protein, translating into MRIVFLLSAWLLSFGAMAAPGDVATLDRSTWPEKLSSPTLFDVASRAEILMFSRVLLASESLDEASLAQRLGLRKINLEAVNNLRQRLWQRLLTNYNFAQQSCDQDASFCFLVEDMDTLRQQAAKFQVSDDSYYIKWSEPSRLFHAQYLDEQLRKAALFPQSSSEVDRFGDYERNGEEMHDRLFLLTFDSAANITPDNTGWVTEYLRKSNMSGTFFVLGKDIQARLAERSVASLQATYSTQCIGVQGWEFRSHSHWQDWQDSVRRSVELVKSKLPENYVPLFRPPDGQRRSDAEGFFKAQGLQVALWDIDAQDGAGKLKGNPSAQRVLTLMLLWRHGVINFNVKQDVVKTAMPWLITQTAQSGIGWEDCQDAFR; encoded by the coding sequence TTGCGTATCGTTTTTCTATTATCGGCCTGGCTATTGAGCTTTGGTGCCATGGCGGCGCCGGGCGATGTGGCGACGCTTGATCGCAGCACCTGGCCGGAAAAGCTCAGCAGCCCGACGCTGTTCGACGTGGCATCACGCGCCGAAATCCTCATGTTTTCGCGGGTGCTGCTGGCGAGCGAGTCGCTGGATGAAGCGAGCCTGGCCCAGCGTCTGGGCCTGCGCAAGATTAATCTGGAGGCCGTCAACAACCTGCGCCAGCGCCTGTGGCAGCGACTGCTGACCAACTACAACTTCGCCCAGCAGAGCTGCGATCAGGATGCTTCCTTCTGTTTCCTCGTCGAGGACATGGACACCCTGCGCCAGCAAGCGGCCAAGTTTCAGGTCAGCGACGACAGCTATTACATCAAGTGGTCGGAGCCGAGCCGGTTGTTCCACGCCCAGTATCTGGACGAGCAACTGCGCAAGGCGGCCCTGTTTCCGCAGAGCAGCAGCGAAGTCGATCGTTTTGGTGACTATGAGCGCAACGGCGAAGAGATGCATGACCGGCTGTTTTTGCTGACGTTCGACAGCGCCGCCAATATCACGCCGGACAACACCGGCTGGGTCACCGAGTACCTGCGCAAGTCGAACATGAGTGGCACCTTCTTCGTCCTGGGCAAAGACATTCAGGCGCGTCTGGCCGAGCGCTCGGTGGCCAGTCTGCAAGCGACCTATTCAACGCAGTGCATCGGCGTGCAAGGCTGGGAGTTTCGCTCCCACAGCCACTGGCAGGACTGGCAGGACTCGGTGCGCCGCAGCGTCGAGCTGGTCAAAAGCAAACTGCCGGAGAATTACGTGCCGCTGTTCCGTCCGCCCGATGGCCAGCGTCGTTCTGACGCCGAAGGCTTCTTCAAGGCTCAGGGTTTGCAGGTGGCACTGTGGGACATCGATGCCCAGGATGGCGCCGGCAAGCTCAAGGGCAACCCGAGCGCCCAGCGCGTGTTGACGCTGATGCTGCTATGGCGACATGGGGTGATCAACTTCAATGTGAAGCAGGATGTGGTGAAAACGGCGATGCCCTGGCTCATCACGCAAACGGCGCAAAGCGGGATCGGTTGGGAGGACTGTCAGGACGCGTTTCGCTGA